A segment of the Sanyastnella coralliicola genome:
TAAACCCTATGATGTTAAGCTAGATACGTAACATTAAGATAACATTAAGCGTGCGCACTTTTAACACGCTCTTTGTCACTTTGGCCTCTTAATTCATCCTATTTTGGGCTGCTGATGAACTTTCTTCTCGATATACTTTCGATTACTGGAGCGCTTGGTCTTTTCATCTTTGGGATGAAGGTCATGAGCGACGGTGTGCAAAAAGCCGCCGGCTCTTCAATGCGTCGAGTATTGGAAGCGATGACTAAAAGTCAAGGAAGAGCCATCGCCAGTGGTTTTTTAACCACTGCCGTTCTTCAGTCGTCATCAGCAACGACAGTAATGGTGGTGAGCTTCGTGAATGGGGGCTTGCTAAGACTTCGTGAAGCCGTGGGGGTGATCATGGGAGCCAATATTGGTACCACGGTAACTGCTTGGGTTGTGGCCTTGGCGCTAGGAAGTCTCTCAATAGGTCAGTTTACGCTCCCAATTATTGCGCTCGCACTTCCATTTCTTTTTCTCAAGAAAGAACGCCTGCGTAATTCAGGAGAGGCCATCATTGGATTCGCCATTCTCTTTGTTGGTTTGCAGTTCCTCCAAGAGGCGGTTCCCAACCTGAAGAACCAACCGGATGGCATCGGTTTCCTTGTGCCATACATGGATATGGGCTTCTTGTCCAATATCATCTTTGTCTTGGTAGGAACCATGGTGACTCTCATCGTTCAATCTTCGAGCGCAGCGATCGCCCTGACCTTGACCTTGCTTTCAACCGGAATCATCCCGTTAGAACTTGCAGCGGCCATGGTGCTGGGTGAGAATATTGGAACGACCATCACTGCGAACATTGCTGCAGTCATTGCCAATCGCTCTGGAAAGCTTGCGGCACGAGCTCACTCCATCTTCAACGTGATTGGGGTGATTTGGATGCTGCCCCTGATGCCGTTGTTCTTGAAAGGGCTTCAGTCCACCTTTGTCGATATGTTCGACGCCATGGAAGTATTCACTGGAAGAAACCATGATAAGGTGCTCATTGCGTTGTTCCACACCACCTTCAACTTATTGAATACCCTGGTCTTGGTTGGTTTTACTCCGCTGATTATTCGTCTGAGCGAGCGTATGGTCCGCAAACCACAAGGCAAAGAAAACTTCAAGCTCGAGTTTATTGGGGCTGGGGTGGTAGGTACTCCAGAACTCGCCATCCTGGAAGCACAACGTGAAGTAGAAAGATTCGCACGCGTAACGGCTAACATCAACGGAAGCCTTCAACGTCTGTTAGCCACCACAGATCAAAGCAAACGAAACGCCATTATCGATGAAATCCGCCTAGGTGAAGAGGTGACGGATAAGTTCGAAGTGGAGGTATCAAATTACCTTACTGAACTGAGCAGGGAAGAGCTATCTGATTCTGCTAGTATTCGTATTCGAGGTCTGATGGGCGCTAGCGCAGATTTGGAACGCATAGGAGATTTATACTTCCGTGTGGCGATGAATCTCGAGAGCAAACAGATGAAGAAGGTATACTTCGTTCCGAAGCAACGCCAGAATCTGAAGAACATGACTGACTTGCTCGAACAAGCGTTCGATATCATGTTGAGTAACCTCGAAGAGGGGACCACAGCGGTGAATACGCAACTAGCTCAGGAAAAAGAAGACGAAGTCAACGCCTTGCGTGATCAGCTTCGTCGCAAGCACCTCAAAGATGTAGCTAAAGGACGTTACTCTATCGAAAGTGGTGTATTCTACATGGATACCTTCACAACCTTAGAAGAGATTGCGGATCACATTGTTAGCGTGACCGAAGGACTTACCAACGCATACTAAGGCTTCAAGAAAGCCGGTGTAGTAATCGTGTTCGAGATATTCAACGCGCGGTCGACGAGCTTCACTTCAAATCGAGCGGTGTCAAATTCACTGATCAGCGAGTATACCGGCATGTCTACCTTGATTTCACCATTCAGTGCCTTGTTTTGCCCTGAAGGTGTCACCCGTGGAACACGGTAGTAAAATGGAATTTGCCCCTGATCCGGGTCAAGAGGGATATGCACCCATTCGCCGTTCTGAAGCTCATAATATTCTAGGAAGAGATTGTAGTAAAATTCACAGCCAACCGGGCAGAATACGTCCAAGGTGTCTTCTTGATCAAGTCCTACGTCTCCGTCACCATCTGTGAAGGCGATGATGAGATCTGCGGCGTCTCCTGTTTTAGGTGTAAGTGATTCAAAAGCGATCACGGGCTCCGGCGGAAACTCCGCTGGTTCTAAGCAAGACCAGAGCGTTCCGATGAAGAACAAACTAAAAAGCAGATAAATAGATCGATTGAATTTCATGTCATCCCTACATTTGCTGCGCATGTTCACCGATACACAAAGCTACATTCAGCAACTTGGATCGATTAGCTCGATGCAAGACTTTAACGAATTAGCCCTGGCGTTATTTCGCTATCAAGCGAAGTATTGCTCGGTGTACAACCAATTCATTCAAGAATTGGGCATCCATCCAACTAAGATACAAGCGATCGAGGAAATTCCCTTCTTACCGATTGAAGTATTCAAATCGCACGAGGTACAAACGGATCATTTCGAGGCGCAGGCCATTTTTACAAGCAGCGGAACCACCGGGATGAGCACAAGCCAGCATTTCGTGCGTGATCTATCTCTGTATGAATGGAGCTTCTTTCAGGCATTCGAGCAAGCGTATCATAAGAACAGTACCTGGGATGATTGGTGCATCCTCGCTCTTTTGCCGTCGTACATGGAGCGTTCTGGCTCTAGTTTGATCTACATGGCAGAGAAGATGGTTGACCGCACCCAGCACAATGGTTCGGGTTTTTATCTCAATGCGGATGAGGCGCTTTTTGCCGCCATCAATCAGGCAAAATCTCAAGGCAAAAAGGTCTTGCTTTTGGGTGTTACTTTCGCCTTACTCGCTATCGCGGAACGTCAACAAGTTGACTTCGATGGTGTGGTGGTCATGGAAACAGGAGGGATGAAAGGCATGCGCAAAGAGATGGTACGCGAAGAGCTGCACGGATTCCTTCAGTCTCGAATGACAGTACCGGCTATCCACAGCGAATATGGAATGACGGAATTGCTCAGTCAGGCGTACAGCAAAGGACAAGGAGTTTTCGAGGCCCCGCCATGGATGAGAGTAATGATTAGGCAAGTCGACGATCCCTTTGGTTGGGAAACGCACGGCAAGACGGGAGGCGTAAATATCATCGACCTAGCTAACCGTGATAGCTGTGCTTTTATTGCTACTTCTGACCTTGGAAGAGTGTCTTTAGATGGCTCTTTCGAAATCCTCGGTCGCTTTGATCATGCAGATGTACGAGGTTGCAATCTCCTTTTGGCTTGATGGAATAATTATTGCTGTACATGCGGTATGAAAAAGACCGTACTTCTTTTTTTTCTGCTCGGTGCAACCATTCCAATACTATTGTCGTCTTGCTCTAGCAGAGTGTTGGTCAACAACGCGATGCGAAGTGAGCTTCATCTCACTAGGAATCAACTCATAGGGCTCCCTGTTGAGAATTCTGGAAAGATCACCTTGTACGCTGCAGAACCGTCAGCAAGTCTGTATTCCAGCGGCGCAATACCTCAAGAGATCACCATTCCCAAAGGAACCCCAGGTGTAGTTGTTTTCGCTTTTGCCAATAAGCTCGTAGTACGTTTTGAATACGGTGAAGGAAAGACCTTGGTCTTTGGAGCAAACGATGAATACACAGAGTATAAGCTGATGGCAGAAGACTGGGAAGACGGTCACGGATCTCTTTCATACGGAGGAGCAACCTATTTTGCTGAGCCAGGCAGCAGCGACGTGTCGCTGGTTGTCGATTTGAAAGACGTTGGAGTAACGAGAAATAAGCACCACAAGGTGCGCGGAATAAAATATTAAGATGCTGTAGGTCATCTTCTTTGATGGCCTAACACATGATTTCCTAGGAATGCGGAGTGGTAACGACCTTCTCCGCATTTTTTATGTGAAAAGATTGTTAACGATGAATATTTGCAATAGTCGATTCACGGAGGTAGTTTGCGCACCGAAAACGCTGGTAGGGAATCGATGAATGAATTGATCATGATGCTCGGCTTCGCACTCGCTGCTTACTCAGTAGTTGGGAACGATAGCATCCAAACTCTAGGTACTTTCCTGGTCTCAAATGAGCGCAGGAAATGGTGGCAACTCTGGTTGTTTGCCGGTGGACTTATGGCCATTGTCGTGACCATGGGGTACCTCGGTTACGGAGAACTCTTAGGAGGAAAAGGAGCAGACCTCACCTTTGGTAAATTTGACGGTGTTTTCAAAGACGGAACAGAGTTCCCGGAGATGTCTTTCTGGTATCTCTTACCCCCACTAGCACTCTTATTTATTACGCGATTCGGTGTACCAGTAAGTACAACCTTCCTTGTGCTAACATTCTTTGCCCCGAAAGCCCTTCCTTCCATGCTCACAAAGTCGTTGGGTGGATATGGTGTTGCCTTCATTTTTGCGATCATCATGTTCATGCTTCTGAGTCGCGTGACTGAAAGGCTCTTCCTCAAACATCCGTTCGATGGAGAAGACAAAGGATTGTGGACTAATCGCAAGTTCTGGATCGCGCTTCAGTGGGCTTCCACTGGTTTCCTTTGGAGCCAATGGTTGACCCAAGACTTGGTGAACATCATGGTCTACCTTGGTGACCCTGATGACGTATCGATAGGTACCTTCATCTATGCCTTGGGTATCCTTCTGGTAATGCTGGCTTACATCTTCTACCGCAGAGGAGGAAAGATTCAAGAAATCGTTCGTGCGAAAACGAATACCCAAGACATTCGCTCAGCAACCTTCATTGATTTCTTCTACGGACTCGTACTCCTACTCTTCAAGTTCGATACGCTCGGTATCGGTGCTCAGATTCCAATGAGTACGACATGGGTTTTCCTAGGAATGCTCGCCGGACGTGAAGTAGCTATGCGTATTCGCTTGGAAGAAGTAGCTAAAGACGGAAAGAAAGTATGGGGTATGGTATTCGCTGATCTCGGAAAAGCGACTATCGGACTCGTAGTATCTGTGCTACTTGTAGTCTTCCTGTACGTTGTAGAAGGACGTGATCTAGCTCCATTGCTAGACTAGAAAGATTCCGCCCGATAGGGCTTTAAAATCGCTTTAAGCTTACTCAGCAACACTCAACAAGAAGAACTTCTTCTTACCACGCTGTAGAACGACGAATTTGTCGTTGATCAGGTCTGTTGATGAGATCATCTTACCCATCTCCACCTTTTCGGTGTTCACCTTTACGCTATTCTCTTTGAGTGCACGACGAGCTTCTCCATTGCTGTCTAGGAAGTTTGTCTTCGCACCTAAAGCCTCAATGATGTCTAAACCATCGTTGACCTCAGAACGCGATACCTCAGCATGTGGAATCCCGCTGAATACCTGAAGAATTTCGTTGTTTGACAATCCTTCGAGTTGTTCTTTGGTTCCTTTTCCGAATAGAAGAGAAGTGGCAGCCAAAGCATTCTGAAGACCATTCTCACCGTGGATTCTACGTGTAACATCTTCGGCCAGGGCTTTCTGTAGGACACGCGCACCAGGGTTCGGTGCATGTTCTGCTTCGATGGCCTCAATTTCTTCCTTACTCATCAAAGTGAATATGCGAATGTACTTCGACGCGTCTTCATCACTTGCTGAGATCCAGTATTGGTAGAACTTGTATGGTGATGTCTTTTCAGCATCAAGCCAGACGTTGCCGCCTTCTGATTTACCAAATTTACTTCCGTCTGCTTTCGTTATCAGTGGTGCGGTTAGAGCAAACGCCTCTCCAGCACCTTTCTTACGGATCATTTCAGTTCCAGTAACGATGTTACCCCACTGGTCAGAACCACCCATTTGAATCTTCACCCCCTGGTGCTTCCATAGGTAGTAGAAGTCGTATCCCTGAACTAGCTGGTACGTGAACTCAGTGAAGCTCATGCCGCTTTCAAGACGCTTTTTCACTGAGTCTTTCGCCATCATGTAGTTCACCGTGATGTGTTTACCCACATCGCGAATGAAGTCAAGGAAAGTGAAGTCTTTGAACCAATCGTAGTTGTTCACTACCTCGGCGCTATTCTCACCGCAATCGAAGTCTAGGAAATGCTCCAACTGCTTGCGCTGACAGGCGAGGTTGTGGTTGATTGATTCCACATCAAGAAGCTGACGTTCCGCTGTCTTTCCACTTGGGTCACCTACCATTCCAGTGGCACCTCCAACCAAGGCGATTGGCTTGTGTCCTGCGCGTTGTAAGTGCACCAACAACATGATCGGAACCAAGTTTCCAATGTGCAATGAATCAGCGGTGGGGTCAAATCCAACATAGCCTGCAGTCAACTCTTTTTCAAGTTGCTCTTCGATTCCTGGCATCATGTCGTGGAGTAATCCTCTCCACTTGAGTTCGTCGATCAAGTTCATTTCAAGTGTATTTCGAGCTGCAAAGATAGCACACTCAAAGGAGCTCTGCGGCACGTTCGAGACGCATTCCTCGTGAGCCTTTGACAAGTATGCTTCGTTGCTGAGGAAGATTCGCCTTCAATCGTTCAATCAACTCATCAGTGGTTTCAATAAATGCATCTCCATTTCCAACCTTTGCGAAGTGTGATCCAACGAAGATGGCTTCGAGGTTGAGTTTCTCGGTTAAGGCGACCACTTTGCGGTGTTCTTCATCTGCCACATCTCCCAATTCAAACATATCACCCAGGATGCACAGTTTGTTCTCATCTTGTCCTTTTGCAAACGACTCCAAGGCATTAAACATGGAGGTAGGATTCGCATTGTAGGCGTCCATAATCAAGGTGTTGTGCTTTCCCTGTTTACGTTCTGATCGGTTGTTGTCGGGTTTGTATTCCGCGATAGCGTGATTAATAGCCTCTGGCTTAACGCCGAAGTAAATACCCATGGCAATGGCGGCGGCAATGTTATTCAGGTTGTATTCACCGGTCAATTGCGTTTGAACCTTTGGACTGGTATATGCATCGTGAGTCCAGGCGATGCTCAGGAGTGGATCTGTGTCAAGTAAATAGACCTCTGGGGTATCTACACTCGTTCCGTATAAAATGCGCTCCATGCCTTCTGAAATGGCTAGGAGGGTGGGGTCAGTGCAATTGATAAAGACCGGGCGGTTCTTTTCTTTCAAGTGATCGAAGAGCTCCTTCTTTCCCTTACGAACCCCTTCGAGTCCACCGAATCCTTCGAGATGAGCTTTGCCAATATTTGTGATGTAACCGAAATCTGGATCTGAAAGGGTGCTGAGGAACTGGATTTCCTTCTGGGCATTGGCGCCCATTTCGATCACAGCAAATTCATGATTGTCGGTCATTTCAAGAAGGCTCAACGGAACGCCAATATGGTTGTTGAGGTTGCCTTTGGTGGCGTAGGTTGGATAGGTTGAAGCTAGCACTTCACGAATGAGCTCTTTCGAAGTCGTTTTCCCATTACTGCCAGTAAGCCCAATGATTTTTCCTTTGAACTGCTGACGATGGTACTTCGCCAATTCTTGAAGCGCGGTTAAAACATCCTCTACAAGAAAAGTCTGTTCCGCGTTAGCGAATTCAGCTTCATCAATAACGGCCAAGGCACAGCCTGCATCAAGCGCTTGCTGCGCGTATTGGTTACCATTGAAACGCTCACCTTTGAGGGCGAAGAAGATCTTGCCATCTGTTGCCTGGCGAGTATCAGTGGTGACTCCGGTAGAGCGGAGGTAGTGTTCGTAGAGTTCTTCAGTACGCATGTACCAAAAATAAAAAGCCCCGTCATTCACATGACAGGGCTTCTTTATAATTTCATCAGCTTATTCCTGTGAGAAACCTACTGGTGATCCCACGCGGGTCATTGCACATCGGAAACCGATGGTAGATGACGCCTGGCGCTCGTCAAGGAAACGACGTGTTCCAGGGATCGTGTAGTAAGCACGGTCTCTCCAAGAACCACCTTTGTACACACGTGTGCGGTTAGTGATCAATGAAGAAGGACCCCAAGGAGTACCGTTCTGTGCATCGTACATGCGGAAGTCGTTGTTCAATGCATCTTCGTTACCGTAGTAGATTGAGCTTTCGAAATCACCATCACGGTAATCGATGTTGTCAGCCTTACGGTAGTT
Coding sequences within it:
- a CDS encoding Na/Pi cotransporter family protein; translation: MNFLLDILSITGALGLFIFGMKVMSDGVQKAAGSSMRRVLEAMTKSQGRAIASGFLTTAVLQSSSATTVMVVSFVNGGLLRLREAVGVIMGANIGTTVTAWVVALALGSLSIGQFTLPIIALALPFLFLKKERLRNSGEAIIGFAILFVGLQFLQEAVPNLKNQPDGIGFLVPYMDMGFLSNIIFVLVGTMVTLIVQSSSAAIALTLTLLSTGIIPLELAAAMVLGENIGTTITANIAAVIANRSGKLAARAHSIFNVIGVIWMLPLMPLFLKGLQSTFVDMFDAMEVFTGRNHDKVLIALFHTTFNLLNTLVLVGFTPLIIRLSERMVRKPQGKENFKLEFIGAGVVGTPELAILEAQREVERFARVTANINGSLQRLLATTDQSKRNAIIDEIRLGEEVTDKFEVEVSNYLTELSREELSDSASIRIRGLMGASADLERIGDLYFRVAMNLESKQMKKVYFVPKQRQNLKNMTDLLEQAFDIMLSNLEEGTTAVNTQLAQEKEDEVNALRDQLRRKHLKDVAKGRYSIESGVFYMDTFTTLEEIADHIVSVTEGLTNAY
- a CDS encoding acyl transferase, which encodes MFTDTQSYIQQLGSISSMQDFNELALALFRYQAKYCSVYNQFIQELGIHPTKIQAIEEIPFLPIEVFKSHEVQTDHFEAQAIFTSSGTTGMSTSQHFVRDLSLYEWSFFQAFEQAYHKNSTWDDWCILALLPSYMERSGSSLIYMAEKMVDRTQHNGSGFYLNADEALFAAINQAKSQGKKVLLLGVTFALLAIAERQQVDFDGVVVMETGGMKGMRKEMVREELHGFLQSRMTVPAIHSEYGMTELLSQAYSKGQGVFEAPPWMRVMIRQVDDPFGWETHGKTGGVNIIDLANRDSCAFIATSDLGRVSLDGSFEILGRFDHADVRGCNLLLA
- the tyrS gene encoding tyrosine--tRNA ligase, with product MNLIDELKWRGLLHDMMPGIEEQLEKELTAGYVGFDPTADSLHIGNLVPIMLLVHLQRAGHKPIALVGGATGMVGDPSGKTAERQLLDVESINHNLACQRKQLEHFLDFDCGENSAEVVNNYDWFKDFTFLDFIRDVGKHITVNYMMAKDSVKKRLESGMSFTEFTYQLVQGYDFYYLWKHQGVKIQMGGSDQWGNIVTGTEMIRKKGAGEAFALTAPLITKADGSKFGKSEGGNVWLDAEKTSPYKFYQYWISASDEDASKYIRIFTLMSKEEIEAIEAEHAPNPGARVLQKALAEDVTRRIHGENGLQNALAATSLLFGKGTKEQLEGLSNNEILQVFSGIPHAEVSRSEVNDGLDIIEALGAKTNFLDSNGEARRALKENSVKVNTEKVEMGKMISSTDLINDKFVVLQRGKKKFFLLSVAE
- a CDS encoding UDP-N-acetylmuramoyl-tripeptide--D-alanyl-D-alanine ligase, whose amino-acid sequence is MRTEELYEHYLRSTGVTTDTRQATDGKIFFALKGERFNGNQYAQQALDAGCALAVIDEAEFANAEQTFLVEDVLTALQELAKYHRQQFKGKIIGLTGSNGKTTSKELIREVLASTYPTYATKGNLNNHIGVPLSLLEMTDNHEFAVIEMGANAQKEIQFLSTLSDPDFGYITNIGKAHLEGFGGLEGVRKGKKELFDHLKEKNRPVFINCTDPTLLAISEGMERILYGTSVDTPEVYLLDTDPLLSIAWTHDAYTSPKVQTQLTGEYNLNNIAAAIAMGIYFGVKPEAINHAIAEYKPDNNRSERKQGKHNTLIMDAYNANPTSMFNALESFAKGQDENKLCILGDMFELGDVADEEHRKVVALTEKLNLEAIFVGSHFAKVGNGDAFIETTDELIERLKANLPQQRSILVKGSRGMRLERAAELL